Part of the Juglans regia cultivar Chandler chromosome 14, Walnut 2.0, whole genome shotgun sequence genome, GTGGTTGATCTGTTGGCCAGTTGGACACTCCCAAGAGGCGTTCAACAAATTAAGgaggtgtggaaaatgatcccgatctgtatcatgtggtgtatttggcaagagcgcaatgatcggacttttgaaaacaaggagCGGTCGCCGGGGGAACTTAGAGCTTTACTTTTCCGTACTTTAATGTTATGGGCCattgctatagattttaatggcctgaatgTACATGACTTTTTAGCTTCCCTTTCGTTGACCTAGATAGGTTTTATCTCTTGTatccatcttgtgtacttgggtttttgcctatctctatttataatattatcgattacttatcaaaaaaaaattattccataATTGCTCCGTGTATATGCTATTTAAACTCACAATAGAGCATTAAAGTATGGAGACATCATGAATCTTTTTCAAGAGATGCTATTTGATAATGAGATTCAAGAGACTACTTAACCATCACATACCTGGTATTACTTTCACTTGAATCCCTTGCTGTTGCAGAAACTCCATCTCCTCACCACCTCTCCCAAACACCTGAATCCCAAGACACATGTCACAAAAATCTCTAAGAGAGAGCATTTCAGGGCTTATACCACTGTGCTGATTACCAAATTTTAGGTACATTTCCCAAAAAGAAACTCACCAGTGGATCTCCTCCCTTAAGTCTCACAACAGTAGCTCCGGCTTCGGCAAAACTCAGAAGCAATTCGTGTATTTCCTCctgtaagaaaaaataatttaacctcCCATTAATCCACCAGCAAGACCCCACTTTTATAAagccaaatatatatgtaatatatatttttttgaagtaaaaaatAAGCACGTCCACAGTCCCAATCCAACAACTTCATGATAAAGTTTACAAAATCGGTTGAGATTCAATAGAAACGTAAAAACCCAATCAGAGAAATGCCCGAAAAAAGGGAACtgaagagaaatagagaggCCGACTTTGTGGCAGAAACCTAGTTGAAAACCAAAGGAAACCTGCAAACCCAAATGAGAAGAGATACTAGCATATAGAGACTTTTTTACCTGGGTTCTACTATGGTAACCAGCAGTCTTGCCGACATAGAGGAGCCTAGCATCGGGGCCAATCAAATCCAACACGTCATTGGACACCAACCGATCATACAAGAGCAAATCAGCACTCTGAATCACTCTCACAGCCTTAAGTGTCAACAGCTCAGGGTCCCCAGGCCCCGTTCCCACCAAAAAGACATTCCCTGGCCCATACTTCCCCTTACTACATCCTTcactttctctcttctctctcagcACCTGAAGCAGCTTCTTCAGCTCGGGTAATTGCAGTGCTATGTTGTTTTCCCTATTTAAGTGGGAATCAGGTGGGAAGGAGCATGATGTAATTTGCTCCAGTTGGTTCTTGTACAGCCACTGGTCCCTTTGGTACCTCTGAATAGAGTGTTTCTCAGTGAACGGGGAGGAAtaagaagtaaaaaaagaatcatAATGTAAAGAGCAAAGGGGGTGAATGTTTATGGAGTTGGGTTTTC contains:
- the LOC109001507 gene encoding uroporphyrinogen-III C-methyltransferase isoform X1, translated to MALADRLQFLSPSLSSIHFRKPNSINIHPLCSLHYDSFFTSYSSPFTEKHSIQRYQRDQWLYKNQLEQITSCSFPPDSHLNRENNIALQLPELKKLLQVLREKRESEGCSKGKYGPGNVFLVGTGPGDPELLTLKAVRVIQSADLLLYDRLVSNDVLDLIGPDARLLYVGKTAGYHSRTQEEIHELLLSFAEAGATVVRLKGGDPLVFGRGGEEMEFLQQQGIQVKVIPGITAASGIAAELGIPLTQRGVANSVKFLTGHARKGGTDPLFVAENAADPDSTLVVYMGLSTFPSLSLKLLHHGLPPYTPAVAVERGTTPQQRMVFAELKDLAQQITSAQLISPTLIIIGKVVALSPLWSISLKETSSLVEAK
- the LOC109001507 gene encoding uroporphyrinogen-III C-methyltransferase isoform X2, with translation MALADRLQFLSPSLSSIHFRKPNSINIHPLCSLHYDSFFTSYSSPFTEKHSIQRYQRDQWLYKNQLEQITSCSFPPDSHLNRENNIALQLPELKKLLQVLREKRESEGCSKGKYGPGNVFLVGTGPGDPELLTLKAVRVIQSADLLLYDRLVSNDVLDLIGPDARLLYVGKTAGYHSRTQEEIHELLLSFAEAGATVVRLKGGDPLVFGRGGEEMEFLQQQGIQVKVIPGITAASGIAAELGIPLTQRGVANSVKFLTGHARKGGTDPLFVAENAADPDSTLVVYMGLSTFPSLSLKLLHHGLPPYTPAVAVERGTTPQQRMVSFGHDAFIGLASFIPQSLNCETSK